The genomic DNA GCGGTGTGGCCGCCACGCCCTGGCGGGTGGCCGAGGCCGAGCAGGCGCTGGTGGGCCGCGAACCCGGCGGCGCCGCGTTCCGCGACGCGGCGCAGCTCGCCCTGCTCGGAGCAAAACCTCTGAGCCAGAATGCGTTCAAGGTCGATCTCGGGAAGCACAGCGTGGTACGCGCGCTGACCCGGGCGTGGAACAATCATCCGGAACCGACCTAGCGCTGGAGGCCGTCATGACCCGAGTTGTCATCGCCGACGATGACGTGTTGCTGCGCGAAGGGCTGGCCAGTCTGTTGCAACGCTCCGACTTCGAGATCGTCGGGCAGGCCGGGGATCACGATGAGCTGCTGGCGGTGGTTCGCGACCAGAAGCCCGACCTGGTGGTCACCGACATCCGGATGCCCCCCACCCACACCAGCGAGGGCCTCGACGCCGCCCAGGCCATCCGGGCCGAACTGCCCGACACGGCCATCCTGGTGCTCTCGGCGCATGTCGAGGTGGACCACGCGATGGAACTGCTGGCGGGCGGCAAGGCGATCGGCTACCTGCTCAAGACCCGCGTCA from Mycolicibacterium tokaiense includes the following:
- a CDS encoding response regulator transcription factor, translated to MTRVVIADDDVLLREGLASLLQRSDFEIVGQAGDHDELLAVVRDQKPDLVVTDIRMPPTHTSEGLDAAQAIRAELPDTAILVLSAHVEVDHAMELLAGGKAIGYLLKTRVTDVNEFVDTVARIAGGASIVDPALVQELVSARRRDDPLAALSTREHEVLTLMAEGLSNAGIGRRIWVTEGTVEKHVRSILTKLDLPETGDDHRRVRAVIMYLDSR